In one window of Frigoriglobus tundricola DNA:
- a CDS encoding ROK family protein — protein sequence MYLGIEIGGTKLQLGLGHGDGHIVSLWRGVVNPADGGEGIRRQIAAAVPELLARANTDRGTLRGAGIGFGGPTDDATRTVIKSHQIQGWDGFPLADWVSDVVGVPAVLCNDADVAGLGEALFGAGQGLSPVFYITIGSGIGGGLIIDGQIYRGVGRGAAEIGHLQVFAEGTERDRYMMALEDCASGWAIAKAGAEWVAAREYRDTPLKRLANGDPANVTGSLVAQAAREGDEDALGIIHNARNAVVQALCQVIVLLCPQRIVIGGGVSLMGEELFFEPVRRFVARDVFPPFARLTDIVPAALGEEVVVHGALALARQKLGG from the coding sequence ATGTACCTCGGCATCGAGATCGGCGGCACGAAGCTCCAACTCGGTCTCGGCCACGGCGACGGCCACATTGTTTCGCTCTGGCGCGGTGTCGTGAACCCGGCGGACGGCGGCGAGGGCATCCGCCGGCAGATCGCCGCCGCGGTGCCGGAGCTGTTGGCGCGGGCGAACACGGACCGCGGCACCTTGCGCGGCGCCGGCATCGGGTTCGGCGGCCCCACCGACGACGCGACCCGTACCGTCATCAAGTCCCACCAGATTCAGGGGTGGGACGGGTTCCCGCTCGCCGACTGGGTCAGCGACGTCGTCGGCGTGCCGGCGGTGCTGTGCAACGACGCCGACGTGGCCGGGCTCGGTGAGGCGCTGTTCGGGGCGGGGCAGGGGCTGTCGCCGGTCTTCTACATCACGATCGGCAGCGGCATCGGCGGCGGACTCATCATCGACGGCCAGATCTACCGCGGGGTGGGACGAGGTGCGGCGGAGATCGGGCACCTTCAGGTGTTCGCCGAGGGGACCGAACGCGACCGGTACATGATGGCGCTCGAAGATTGCGCGTCCGGCTGGGCGATCGCGAAAGCGGGGGCGGAGTGGGTGGCGGCGCGCGAGTACCGCGACACGCCCCTCAAGCGGTTAGCCAACGGCGATCCCGCGAACGTCACCGGCAGCCTCGTCGCACAGGCCGCGCGGGAAGGCGACGAGGACGCGCTCGGCATCATCCATAACGCGCGGAACGCGGTCGTCCAGGCGCTGTGTCAGGTCATCGTGCTTCTGTGCCCCCAGCGGATCGTGATCGGCGGCGGGGTCTCTCTCATGGGCGAGGAGCTGTTCTTCGAGCCCGTTCGCCGGTTCGTGGCCCGGGACGTGTTCCCGCCCTTCGCCCGTTTGACGGACATCGTGCCGGCCGCGCTGGGCGAGGAGGTGGTCGTCCACGGGGCGCTGGCGCTCGCCCGCCAGAAACTCGGGGGGTGA
- a CDS encoding DUF427 domain-containing protein, protein MRTRRIEPGPGQESVWDYPRPPRLEDCGRHLVVRFNGVVVAETRRGKRVLETSHPPVYYFPPEDVRAEHLVRAPGGSFCEFKGAAGYYTVAVGDREAPKAAWFYPDPTPEFEGIRGFIAFYAGPMDECRVDGQLVTPQPGGFYGGWVTPDVVGPFKGEPGTAWW, encoded by the coding sequence ATGCGTACGCGGCGGATCGAACCCGGTCCCGGTCAGGAGTCCGTCTGGGATTACCCGCGGCCGCCGCGTCTGGAGGACTGCGGGCGGCACCTCGTCGTCCGGTTCAACGGCGTCGTGGTGGCCGAAACACGCCGGGGCAAACGGGTGCTGGAGACCAGCCACCCCCCGGTGTATTACTTTCCGCCAGAGGACGTGCGGGCCGAACACCTCGTCCGGGCGCCCGGCGGGAGCTTCTGCGAGTTCAAGGGCGCGGCCGGCTATTACACGGTCGCCGTCGGGGACCGCGAGGCGCCCAAGGCCGCGTGGTTCTACCCCGACCCGACGCCGGAGTTCGAGGGCATCCGAGGCTTCATTGCCTTCTACGCCGGGCCGATGGACGAGTGCCGAGTGGACGGTCAGCTCGTAACGCCGCAACCCGGAGGGTTCTACGGCGGGTGGGTGACCCCGGACGTGGTCGGGCCGTTCAAGGGCGAACCGGGAACGGCGTGGTGGTGA
- the pyrH gene encoding UMP kinase: MTDTADPLAPHFKRVLLKLSGESLGYGDNKLGISLDKTKAIAEQLARVAGRGVQLAVVIGGGNLLRGAQFTAGAETIKPATADYMGMLATVMNGLALQDTLEAMGVETRLQSAVRMETVAEPYIRRRALRHLEKGRIVILAGGTGNPFVTTDTAAALRGTELLADVLLKATKVDGVYNVDPKKNDYAEKFDRLTFDQVIQKQLGVMDIGAFEMCRLAKLPILVFDYKQDAAIEKAIAGQPIGTIVTG; this comes from the coding sequence ATGACCGACACCGCCGACCCGCTCGCCCCGCACTTCAAGCGCGTCCTGCTCAAACTGAGCGGGGAGTCGCTCGGCTACGGCGACAACAAGTTGGGCATCAGCCTCGACAAGACCAAGGCGATCGCCGAGCAGCTCGCCCGGGTGGCCGGGCGCGGGGTGCAGCTCGCCGTCGTGATCGGCGGCGGGAACCTGCTCCGCGGCGCGCAGTTCACGGCCGGCGCCGAGACCATCAAGCCCGCGACCGCCGACTACATGGGCATGCTCGCCACCGTGATGAACGGGCTGGCCCTTCAGGACACCCTGGAGGCGATGGGCGTCGAGACCCGGTTGCAGAGCGCGGTGCGCATGGAAACGGTGGCCGAGCCGTACATCCGCCGCCGGGCGCTGCGGCACCTGGAAAAGGGCCGCATCGTCATCCTCGCGGGCGGCACCGGCAACCCGTTCGTCACCACCGACACCGCCGCCGCCCTCCGCGGGACCGAGCTGCTCGCCGACGTGCTGCTGAAAGCGACCAAGGTGGACGGCGTGTACAACGTCGATCCGAAGAAGAACGATTACGCGGAGAAGTTCGACCGCCTCACCTTCGATCAGGTGATCCAGAAGCAGCTCGGGGTGATGGACATCGGCGCGTTCGAGATGTGCCGGCTGGCGAAGCTCCCGATCCTGGTGTTCGACTACAAGCAGGACGCCGCGATCGAAAAGGCCATCGCCGGCCAGCCCATCGGGACCATCGTCACGGGGTGA
- a CDS encoding transposase family protein: MQFDEKWDFVGRKEKNCGPDETRRGDCWDHVALDPESRLVVSLLVGKRTEDATHALVRDFHRRTGGRVMRLMTSDEYPVYASAIRDTYGHLVTPPRTGRPGRPRKAHRVIPPEVTYATVHKERENNRVVAVSTRVVFGAVVAVTAALLASAVSTAVNTCFVERHNGTDRNRCSRKVRKSYGFSKDWDTHRAATAFSYFSYNFCWPVRTLRHKGADGRWHQRTPAMAAGLTDRVWALSEWLTLPAVQCR, translated from the coding sequence GTGCAGTTCGATGAGAAGTGGGATTTCGTGGGCCGTAAGGAGAAGAACTGCGGCCCCGACGAGACCCGGCGCGGGGACTGCTGGGACCACGTGGCCCTCGATCCCGAGAGCCGATTGGTCGTGAGCCTGTTGGTCGGTAAGCGGACCGAGGACGCGACCCACGCCCTGGTCCGTGACTTCCACCGGCGCACCGGGGGCCGAGTGATGCGGCTCATGACGTCCGACGAGTACCCGGTGTACGCCTCGGCGATCCGGGACACCTACGGGCACTTGGTGACCCCGCCGCGAACCGGGCGACCCGGTCGGCCGCGCAAGGCCCACCGGGTCATCCCGCCCGAGGTCACCTATGCGACCGTCCACAAGGAGCGGGAGAACAACCGGGTGGTGGCGGTGAGCACGCGGGTGGTGTTCGGGGCGGTGGTGGCGGTCACGGCCGCGCTACTCGCCTCGGCGGTGAGCACGGCGGTCAACACGTGCTTCGTGGAGCGACACAACGGGACGGACCGGAATCGGTGCAGCCGCAAGGTGCGCAAGAGCTATGGGTTCTCGAAGGACTGGGACACGCACCGTGCGGCCACCGCCTTCAGCTACTTCAGCTACAACTTCTGCTGGCCGGTCCGCACGCTCCGCCACAAGGGTGCCGACGGGCGCTGGCACCAGAGAACACCGGCAATGGCCGCGGGACTGACCGATCGGGTGTGGGCGCTATCCGAATGGTTGACCCTGCCAGCGGTGCAATGCAGGTAG
- the frr gene encoding ribosome recycling factor has product MNTQQILKDSEDRMEKALDVFRNDLRGLRTGRASPQMLDAIRVDNYGTMSPIRDVASVTCPDASSIVIKPYVAESLKEIEKAIRASDMGLAPNNDGKVIRLSIPAMSGDQRKKIVAQIKKSGEAAKVSCRNIRRDGNKHFDDAEKAKTMTEDDRDKGKAKMQDLLKAYEGKIDALSASKEKEVLEQ; this is encoded by the coding sequence ATGAACACCCAACAAATTCTGAAGGACTCCGAGGACCGCATGGAGAAGGCGCTGGACGTGTTCCGCAACGACCTGCGCGGGCTGCGGACCGGCCGGGCGTCGCCGCAGATGCTCGACGCGATCCGCGTGGACAACTACGGCACCATGTCCCCGATCCGCGACGTCGCCTCGGTCACCTGCCCGGACGCCTCCAGCATCGTCATCAAGCCGTACGTCGCGGAGAGCCTGAAGGAGATCGAGAAGGCGATCCGGGCCAGCGACATGGGCCTGGCTCCCAACAACGACGGCAAGGTGATCCGCCTGTCGATCCCGGCGATGAGCGGCGACCAGCGGAAGAAGATCGTCGCCCAGATCAAGAAGTCGGGCGAGGCCGCGAAGGTGTCGTGCCGCAACATCCGCCGCGACGGCAACAAGCACTTCGACGACGCCGAAAAGGCCAAAACGATGACCGAGGACGACCGCGACAAGGGCAAAGCGAAGATGCAGGACCTGCTGAAGGCGTACGAGGGCAAGATCGACGCCCTCAGCGCGTCCAAGGAAAAAGAAGTGCTGGAGCAGTGA
- a CDS encoding IS1 family transposase, translating into MDDLSRFCCLNAHCPDHGKRNHGNLTVPARYGPNKTRVLRCRTCKARFSERKGTPLFDARLPAARVTAVLAHVAEGIGTRKTARLTGVHTNTVTRYIRRAGQHARALHDELVAFSPDDPRSAVR; encoded by the coding sequence ATGGACGACCTGAGCCGCTTCTGTTGCCTCAATGCCCATTGTCCCGACCATGGGAAACGGAACCACGGGAACCTGACCGTGCCGGCCCGTTATGGGCCGAACAAGACGCGGGTGCTCCGGTGCCGGACCTGCAAGGCCCGGTTCTCCGAGCGCAAGGGCACCCCACTGTTCGACGCCCGACTGCCGGCCGCGCGGGTGACCGCGGTTCTGGCTCACGTGGCCGAAGGGATCGGGACCCGCAAGACCGCACGGCTCACCGGGGTTCATACCAATACGGTGACCCGGTACATCCGACGGGCCGGCCAACATGCCCGCGCGTTGCACGACGAGCTCGTGGCTTTTTCCCCCGACGACCCGCGAAGTGCAGTTCGATGA
- a CDS encoding MJ0042-type zinc finger domain-containing protein: MNTACPTCGAVYNVAAKDIGRKLKCKKCSTALKVTEDGLELDGGTGASDPKPAPVPAAVEEDEEDEEDEAPRRKKTGKSYDRGPRPNPFAAINGALTAVGGIPTLLFGFGVFLVIVFTSFPIIGTAGTERANANVEKLTNELKVKKDALAPKNKKPSDWSDADRKAVQEGAEKLDEEYSKRIKEAALSAESTKIDNRRDVWYEMYGLMFGFLFVAFGCIGYLRTEQPLVLKIVAAVILCFMMMMMFMKFGGCSVPK; this comes from the coding sequence ATGAACACAGCGTGTCCAACGTGCGGGGCCGTTTACAACGTCGCCGCGAAAGACATCGGCCGGAAACTCAAGTGCAAGAAGTGCAGCACCGCGCTGAAGGTCACGGAGGACGGTCTGGAGCTGGACGGCGGGACTGGTGCTTCGGACCCGAAACCGGCGCCCGTTCCGGCCGCGGTCGAAGAAGACGAGGAGGACGAGGAGGACGAAGCGCCCCGGAGGAAGAAAACGGGCAAATCCTACGACCGCGGACCGCGGCCGAACCCGTTTGCCGCCATTAACGGAGCGCTCACCGCCGTCGGCGGCATCCCGACCCTGCTGTTCGGGTTCGGCGTGTTCCTGGTGATCGTGTTCACCTCCTTCCCGATCATCGGCACGGCCGGCACCGAGCGCGCCAACGCCAACGTTGAGAAGCTCACCAACGAGCTGAAAGTCAAGAAAGACGCGCTCGCTCCGAAGAACAAAAAACCGAGCGACTGGAGCGACGCCGACCGAAAAGCGGTACAAGAGGGCGCCGAGAAACTCGACGAGGAGTACTCCAAGCGGATCAAAGAGGCCGCGCTCAGCGCGGAAAGTACCAAGATCGACAACCGCCGTGACGTGTGGTACGAAATGTACGGGCTGATGTTCGGGTTCCTGTTCGTGGCGTTCGGCTGTATCGGGTACCTGCGTACCGAGCAGCCCCTCGTCCTCAAGATCGTCGCGGCCGTCATTCTGTGCTTCATGATGATGATGATGTTCATGAAGTTCGGCGGCTGTTCGGTCCCCAAGTGA
- a CDS encoding (2Fe-2S) ferredoxin domain-containing protein gives MSEPNDKLATIAENLLIGQFHRHVFLCVGEPCCAAVGAQGAQGAQDAWDALKGELKARNLSLATGPSACYRTKVGCLRVCTGGPIMVVYPEGTWYGGMTADRIPRFVQEHLIDGKPIEEWVFARNPLPNNADESEAVAKRGG, from the coding sequence ATGTCCGAGCCGAACGACAAGCTGGCCACGATCGCCGAGAACTTGCTGATCGGCCAGTTCCACCGGCACGTGTTCCTGTGCGTCGGTGAGCCGTGCTGCGCCGCGGTGGGGGCGCAGGGGGCGCAGGGCGCGCAGGACGCATGGGACGCCCTCAAGGGCGAACTGAAGGCGCGGAACCTGTCGCTCGCGACCGGCCCGAGCGCGTGCTACCGCACGAAGGTCGGGTGCCTGCGCGTCTGCACCGGCGGCCCGATCATGGTGGTGTACCCCGAAGGAACGTGGTACGGCGGCATGACCGCCGACCGCATCCCGCGCTTCGTGCAGGAGCACCTCATCGACGGCAAGCCGATCGAGGAATGGGTCTTCGCCCGCAACCCGCTGCCGAACAACGCGGACGAATCCGAGGCGGTGGCGAAACGCGGGGGCTGA
- a CDS encoding cation-translocating P-type ATPase: MRSLRAVSELFPNATETGLTDAQVADARARFGANRLTPLPHEPVWKKFLEKFDEPIIKILLAASLLKIVVDLFDASALAGGLALGAVLAVLVGAAVAKLGDWVPSVLFGLAAALVGLSVALGQPSYEGLAVMVAVVLATGVAFFSEYRSDKEFEKLNAAKDSVRVKVQRNGGVQTIALEDVVVGDLVRLEMGDEIPADGRVVKANELFLDQSLMTGESEPVRKALSGPDEISDGPEQPGCVFRATQVVDGVGQMTVTNVGDDTMIGQIARRLGGEPEEESTPAGGAETGAPESREARVQQKLTISKASTPLQEKLEVLAGLISKIGYIAAVAIFVALLVQGLWTGEVRLPGPGEDAGKVLLASVRALLAYFVYMVIIVVVAVPEGLPMSVTVSLAIAWRKMSKANSLVRQLVACETIGSATVICSDKTGTLTQNKMTVSRVGLGGAAFGPDPGLAHTGMVAGGGANPGSPLWWLIVNAASNSTASLEEKNGKLMTVGNSTEGALLNWLGAGAWFRAEGLSYVALRQRHPVLYQVHFSSDRKRMTTVAQVDGRAVVLVKGAPEAILAECHKYLGADGTVHDLIPEVRAQIQSQIAQAAGDAMRTLAFAHAELPADFPHDERAIHPRRTELEAELVFTGWVGIRDPLRDDVKEAVRQCRTAGIEVKMITGDTIETARAIGREIGLLDAPGSFALTSAEFNALSDDELKAKLPDLRILARARPLDKYRMVKLLQELNHVVAMTGDGTNDAPSLKKADVGLAMGISGTEVAKEASKIVLLDDAFSTIVRGVHWGRALYENIQRFIQFQLTINVSALIIAFLGPFLGLKPPFTVLQLLWINVIMDTFAAIALCSEPPRANLMRRPPKRRDESILTPAMLGNIFITGTFFVVVMITLLLGMQRAGWFGGGEVVSTDFPQLTLRQVTIFFTVYVFFQVWNQINCRSLTPDESGLHRLFENPQFLVIASLTVVGQVLIVTFGGRVFNVEPLAVIDWAVIAVSTASVLVFAEIARRIRAAV; the protein is encoded by the coding sequence ATGCGTTCCCTGCGCGCCGTGTCCGAGCTGTTCCCGAACGCGACCGAGACCGGGCTGACCGACGCCCAGGTCGCGGACGCCCGCGCGCGGTTCGGCGCCAACCGCCTCACCCCGCTCCCGCACGAGCCGGTGTGGAAGAAGTTCCTCGAGAAGTTCGACGAGCCGATCATCAAGATCCTCCTCGCCGCGTCGCTGCTCAAGATCGTGGTGGACCTCTTCGACGCCTCGGCCCTGGCCGGCGGCCTCGCCCTCGGCGCGGTGCTCGCGGTCCTCGTGGGCGCGGCGGTTGCGAAGCTCGGCGACTGGGTGCCGTCCGTCCTGTTCGGGCTGGCCGCGGCCCTCGTGGGCCTGAGCGTCGCGCTCGGCCAGCCCTCCTACGAGGGGCTGGCGGTGATGGTGGCCGTCGTGCTGGCGACGGGCGTCGCGTTCTTCAGCGAGTACCGCAGCGACAAGGAGTTCGAGAAGCTGAACGCGGCCAAGGACTCCGTCCGCGTGAAGGTGCAGCGGAACGGCGGCGTGCAAACGATCGCCCTCGAAGACGTGGTGGTCGGCGACCTCGTGCGGCTCGAAATGGGCGACGAGATCCCGGCCGACGGCCGGGTGGTCAAGGCGAACGAGCTGTTCCTCGACCAGTCGCTCATGACCGGCGAGAGCGAGCCGGTGCGGAAGGCGCTCTCCGGCCCGGACGAAATTTCCGACGGCCCGGAGCAGCCCGGGTGCGTGTTCCGCGCCACGCAGGTGGTGGACGGCGTCGGCCAGATGACCGTCACGAACGTGGGCGACGACACGATGATCGGCCAGATCGCCCGGCGGCTGGGCGGCGAGCCGGAAGAAGAAAGCACGCCCGCAGGGGGGGCCGAAACGGGAGCGCCGGAGTCGCGCGAAGCGCGCGTCCAGCAGAAGCTCACGATTTCGAAGGCGTCCACGCCGCTGCAAGAGAAACTGGAGGTTCTCGCGGGGCTCATTAGCAAGATCGGCTATATCGCGGCCGTTGCGATCTTCGTCGCGCTCCTCGTTCAAGGGCTGTGGACCGGCGAGGTGCGCCTGCCGGGGCCGGGCGAGGACGCCGGCAAGGTGCTGCTCGCCAGCGTGCGCGCGCTGCTCGCGTACTTCGTGTACATGGTCATCATCGTCGTGGTGGCGGTGCCCGAGGGGCTGCCCATGAGCGTGACCGTGTCGCTGGCGATCGCGTGGCGGAAGATGAGCAAGGCGAACTCGCTCGTGCGGCAACTGGTCGCGTGCGAAACCATCGGCTCGGCCACCGTCATCTGCTCCGACAAGACGGGCACGCTCACGCAGAACAAGATGACGGTGTCGCGCGTCGGGCTGGGCGGGGCCGCGTTCGGGCCCGATCCCGGTCTCGCGCACACGGGCATGGTCGCGGGCGGCGGAGCCAACCCCGGCTCCCCCCTGTGGTGGCTGATCGTCAATGCGGCCTCGAACTCCACGGCGAGTCTGGAAGAAAAGAACGGGAAGCTGATGACCGTCGGCAACAGCACCGAGGGCGCGCTCCTGAACTGGCTCGGGGCCGGCGCGTGGTTCCGGGCCGAGGGGCTGAGTTACGTCGCCCTCCGCCAGCGCCACCCGGTGCTGTACCAGGTCCACTTTTCGTCCGACCGCAAGCGAATGACGACGGTCGCGCAGGTGGACGGCCGGGCGGTCGTGCTGGTCAAGGGCGCGCCGGAGGCGATCCTCGCCGAGTGCCACAAGTACCTCGGGGCCGACGGCACGGTTCACGACCTCATCCCCGAGGTGCGCGCCCAGATCCAGTCGCAGATCGCGCAGGCGGCCGGCGACGCCATGCGGACGCTCGCGTTCGCCCACGCCGAACTGCCGGCCGACTTCCCGCACGACGAGCGCGCGATCCACCCCCGCCGCACGGAACTGGAGGCCGAACTGGTGTTCACCGGCTGGGTGGGCATCCGCGACCCGCTCCGCGACGACGTAAAGGAGGCCGTGCGCCAGTGCCGCACCGCGGGGATCGAGGTGAAGATGATCACCGGCGACACGATCGAGACGGCCCGCGCCATCGGGCGGGAGATCGGCCTGCTCGACGCGCCGGGCTCGTTCGCGCTCACATCGGCCGAGTTCAACGCCCTCTCCGACGACGAACTGAAGGCGAAGCTGCCGGACCTGCGCATCCTGGCCCGCGCCCGCCCGCTGGACAAGTACCGGATGGTGAAGCTGCTCCAGGAACTCAATCACGTCGTCGCGATGACCGGCGACGGCACGAACGACGCGCCCTCGCTGAAGAAGGCCGATGTGGGGCTCGCGATGGGCATTTCGGGCACGGAAGTAGCGAAAGAGGCGAGCAAGATCGTGCTGCTGGACGACGCGTTCAGCACGATCGTCCGCGGCGTCCACTGGGGCCGCGCGCTGTACGAGAACATCCAGCGGTTCATTCAGTTCCAGCTCACGATCAACGTGTCCGCGCTCATCATCGCGTTCCTGGGGCCGTTCCTCGGCCTCAAGCCGCCGTTCACCGTGCTGCAACTGCTGTGGATCAACGTCATCATGGACACGTTCGCGGCCATCGCGCTGTGCAGCGAGCCGCCACGGGCGAACCTGATGCGCCGGCCGCCGAAGCGCCGCGACGAGAGCATCCTCACACCCGCGATGCTCGGCAACATCTTCATCACGGGCACGTTCTTCGTGGTGGTGATGATCACGCTGCTGCTCGGGATGCAGCGGGCGGGCTGGTTCGGCGGGGGCGAGGTCGTGTCGACCGACTTCCCCCAGCTCACGCTGCGCCAGGTGACGATCTTCTTCACCGTGTACGTGTTCTTCCAGGTGTGGAACCAGATCAACTGCCGGTCGCTGACGCCGGACGAGTCCGGCCTGCACCGGCTGTTCGAGAACCCGCAGTTCCTGGTGATCGCGTCGCTCACGGTGGTCGGGCAGGTGCTGATCGTCACGTTCGGCGGGCGGGTGTTCAACGTGGAGCCGCTGGCGGTGATAGACTGGGCGGTGATCGCGGTATCCACGGCGAGCGTGCTGGTGTTCGCCGAGATCGCCCGGCGCATCCGCGCCGCGGTGTGA
- a CDS encoding TIGR02996 domain-containing protein: MYFTDEQPFLDAVFDRYADDRPRLVYADFLDDSGEPDRAELIRVQLALARLGADDPRRPALSDRQVELLARTRAAWTAHLAGLVVSVDFHRGIPDSVSVDADTFLARGDDLFRRLRVRRLRLLDPAPLLAKLAASPLLARVRALDLCSGDLGNAGLVALLRSPFLKQLEALDLGFNGLDDGGVDALARCCHLLELTTLALNDNDRITGCGLRALADSPFFAGLTALDVSGNEIDAAGAAAVVGSRAMDRLRTFSVNNNNIGDAGVKALAASPLFARVLADDSKLELRSNAIGPIGAAALAACPALAACTELDLTGNYLGDAGVAALLRSPHLGRLKVLKLGHNQLEDRGVSAARALFDALFDRVQVLDLSCNRLTRYGMSILSDVRNGRPVRVEVGGNVQAAPPGYAPVAVSDLVPGLLNGIEAAHQLRHRVTHPRHRNDGT; this comes from the coding sequence ATGTACTTCACGGACGAGCAGCCGTTCCTCGACGCGGTGTTCGATCGGTACGCGGACGACCGCCCGCGACTGGTGTACGCCGACTTCCTCGACGATTCCGGCGAGCCGGACCGGGCGGAACTCATTCGCGTGCAGCTCGCCCTCGCGCGGCTCGGGGCCGACGACCCGCGCCGCCCGGCGCTGAGCGACCGCCAGGTCGAACTGCTCGCCCGCACCCGTGCCGCCTGGACCGCCCACCTCGCCGGGCTGGTCGTCAGCGTCGATTTCCACCGCGGCATCCCCGATTCCGTTTCGGTCGATGCCGACACGTTCCTCGCGCGCGGGGACGACCTGTTCCGGCGCCTCCGCGTCCGGCGCCTGCGGCTACTCGACCCCGCACCGTTGCTGGCGAAGCTGGCCGCGTCGCCGCTGCTCGCGCGCGTCCGCGCACTCGACCTCTGTAGCGGCGACCTCGGCAACGCCGGGCTGGTCGCCCTCCTCCGGTCGCCGTTCCTCAAGCAGCTCGAGGCCCTCGATCTCGGTTTCAACGGCCTGGACGACGGCGGGGTGGACGCGCTCGCGCGCTGCTGCCACCTGCTGGAACTGACCACGCTGGCGCTCAACGACAACGACCGCATCACCGGCTGCGGGCTCCGGGCGCTCGCGGACTCGCCGTTCTTCGCGGGGCTGACCGCGCTCGACGTGTCGGGAAACGAGATCGACGCGGCGGGCGCCGCGGCGGTCGTCGGGAGCCGCGCGATGGACCGGCTCCGCACGTTCAGCGTCAACAACAACAACATCGGTGACGCGGGCGTCAAGGCGCTGGCCGCGTCGCCCCTGTTCGCACGCGTGCTGGCGGACGATTCGAAACTGGAACTGCGGTCCAACGCTATTGGCCCGATCGGTGCAGCGGCCCTGGCCGCGTGCCCGGCCCTGGCCGCCTGTACCGAACTCGACCTCACCGGGAACTACCTCGGTGACGCGGGCGTGGCCGCCCTGCTCCGCTCGCCGCACCTGGGCCGGTTGAAGGTTCTCAAGCTCGGCCACAACCAGCTCGAGGACCGGGGGGTGTCCGCCGCCCGTGCCCTGTTCGATGCGCTCTTCGACCGCGTTCAAGTGCTCGACCTCTCTTGCAACCGCCTCACCCGCTACGGCATGAGCATTCTCTCGGACGTCCGGAACGGCCGACCGGTCCGCGTCGAGGTGGGCGGCAACGTGCAGGCCGCTCCGCCCGGCTACGCTCCGGTCGCGGTTTCCGACCTCGTGCCCGGCCTGTTGAACGGAATCGAGGCCGCGCACCAACTGAGGCACCGCGTGACGCACCCGCGCCACCGCAACGATGGAACCTGA